A single window of Eucalyptus grandis isolate ANBG69807.140 chromosome 1, ASM1654582v1, whole genome shotgun sequence DNA harbors:
- the LOC120285897 gene encoding insulin-degrading enzyme-like 1, peroxisomal isoform X1 gives MAVGREEVEVVKPRSDKREYRRIVLENALEVLLISDPDTDKCAASMDVGVGAFCNPEGLDGLAHFLEHMLFYASEKYPVEDSYSKFIAEHGGRRNAFTSFRHTNYHFDVNVDSFEEALDRFAQFFIKPLMSPDATMREIKAVHSEYQKNLLFDSRRMNQLQKHISEESHPYHKFSTGNWDTLEIRPRAKGLDIRNELIKFYKENYSANLMHLVVYSKENLDEIHSLVEDKFQEIRNTDKSSSRFPGVPCSSKHLQILVKAVPIKQGHKLRVIWPVTPEIQHYKGGPCGYLGHLIGHQGEGSLFYVLKTLGWATSLFAGEGESYWEFAFFTVEIDLTDAGHEHVQDIVGLLFKYIILLRQSGVCKWIFDELSALCETKFHYQDKIPPIQYVVNVASNMEIYPPEDWIVGSSLPCEFNPGTIQVVLDKLSPDNVRIFWESKSFEGSTDMVEPWYGTAYSINRISASTIQEWISSSPDVNLHLPAPNVFIPTDLSLKISEEKINLPVLLRKSSYSTLWFKPDTVFSTPKAYIKIDFSCPHASNSSETVLLADLFMGLLMDYLNEFAYYARVAGLYYNVHHTNTGFQVTVVGYNHKLRILLEKVIKKIATFEVRPERFAVIKEVVTKDYQNMKFQQPYQQAEYYCSLILRDDTRPWTEQLEVLPAIKGEDLTNFLPLMLSRTFLEFYIAGNIERGEAESIVQHIENTLFHGSQPICQPLYPSQHLTNRVVELGTGLSHFYCTEGLNPSDENSALVHYIQVHRDDIVMNIKLQLFALIAKQAAFHQLRSVEQLGYITMLKQRNDYGIHGLQFIIQSTVKGPGAIDLRVEEFLKMFESKLSQMTNEDFKSNVNALIDMKLEKHKNLREECAFYWKEISDGTRKFDRRETEVEALRQLTQQELLDFFNDYVKVGAARKKTLSVRVYGSLHTSEYTTDKNQPVQPSLIQIEDILSFRRSQPLYGSFKGACGRVKL, from the exons ATGGCGGTGGGgagggaggaggtggaggtagTGAAGCCGAGGTCGGACAAGAGGGAGTACCGGAGGATCGTCCTCGAGAACGCTCTCGAGGTCCTCCTCATCAGCGACCCCGACACCGATAAG TGTGCTGCCTCTATGGATGTCGGCGTCGGCGCCTTCTGCAACCCCGAAGGCCTCGACGGCCTTGCTCATTTTCTCG AGCACATGCTGTTTTATGCTAGTGAAAAGTATCCAGTGGAGGATAGTTATTCCAAATTCATTGCAGAG CACGGGGGTAGAAGAAATGCCTTTACATCATTCAGACACACAAACTACCATTTTGACGTTAATGTTGATAGCTTTGAAGAGGCATTGGACAG GTTCGCGCAGTTTTTCATTAAACCCTTGATGTCCCCTGACGCCACCATGAGGGAAATTAAAGCTGTTCATTCTG AGTACCAGAAAAACTTACTATTTGATAGCCGGCGCATGAACCAG CTTCAGAAACATATAAGTGAGGAAAGTCATCCATATCATAAGTTTAGCACAG GAAATTGGGATACCTTGGAGATTCGACCGAGAGCAAAAGGACTAGATATTAGAAATGAACTCATCAAATTTTACAAGGAGAACTATTCAGCTAATCTCATGCATCTGGTCGTTTATTCGAAAG AAAATCTAGATGAAATTCACTCTCTGGTAGAAGACAAGTTCCAAGAAATTCGAAATACTGACAAAAGCAGCTCTCGTTTTCCTGGAGTACCTTGCAGCTCAAAGCATCTACAG ATTCTTGTGAAAGCTGTCCCAATCAAACAAGGTCACAAACTGAGAGTTATCTGGCCCGTAACTCCCGAGATTCAACACTACAAGGGAGGGCCTTGTGGGTATCTTGGTCATCTTATCGGCCATCAAGGAGAAGGGTCTCTGTTTTATGTCTTGAAGACATTGG GATGGGCTACAAGTCTGTTTGCGGGTGAAGGGGAGTCATATTGggaatttgcattttttacCGTGGAAATCGATCTTACTGATGCTGGTCATG AACATGTGCAAGATATTGTTGGATTGTTGTTCAAATATATTATTCTCTTACGGCAGTCCGGTGTTTGCAAGTGGATATTTGATGAG CTCTCAGCCTTGTGTGAGACTAAGTTTCATTATCAAGACAAAATCCCTCCCATTCAATATGTAGTCAATGTCGCGTCCAATATGGAG ATATATCCACCTGAAGATTGGATCGTGGGATCCTCTTTGCCTTGTGAATTCAATCCTGGCACTATTCAAGTGGTGCTGGATAAGCTCTCTCCAGACAATGTCCG AATCTTTTGGGAGTCCAAGAGTTTTGAAGGATCAACTGACATGGTGGAACCATGGTATGGAACAGCATATTCCATCAACCGAATCTCTGCCTCTACTATACAG GAATGGATATCATCTTCTCCTGATGTAAATTTGCATTTACCAGCACCCAATGTATTCATCCCTACCGATTTATCCCTAAAGATTTCAGAAGAAAAG ATCAATTTACCAGTTCTCTTGAGGAAGTCATCATACTCAACATTGTGGTTCAAGCCTGATACTGTATTCTCCACTCCCAAGGCATATATTAAAATAGATTTCAGCTGCCCCCATGCTAGCAACTCATCTGAAACTGTATTGCTGGCTGATTTGTTTATGGGGTTATTGATGGATTACTTAAATGAATTCG CTTATTATGCGCGGGTTGCTGGCCTTTATTACAATGTGCATCACACCAACACAGGTTTTCAG GTCACTGTGGTTGGTTATAATCATAAGCTGAGGATATTGCTGGAAAAAGTTATCAAGAAAATTGCAACCTTTGAAGTGAGACCTGAGAGATTTGCTGTGATCAAG GAAGTGGTGACAAAAGATTATCAGAATATGAAATTTCAGCAACCATATCAGCAGGCTGAGTACTATTGTTCACTGATACTGCGAGACGACACTCGGCCCTGGACAGAACAACTTGAAGTTCTCCCCGCAATTAAGGGCGAAGATCTCACCAATTTTTTGCCCCTAATGTTATCAAGGACCTTCCTGGAGTTCTACATAGCTG GGAATATTGAACGTGGTGAAGCAGAGTCTATAGTTCAGCATATTGAAAATACTCTTTTCCACGGTTCACAGCCAATATGCCAACCTTTATATCCATCCCAGCATCTGACAAATAGAGTAGTTGAACTAGGAACTGGATTGAGTCACTTCTACTGTACGGAAGGCCTAAATCCAAGTGATGAGAATTCTGCTCTGGTGCACTATATTCAG GTTCACCGGGATGATATCGTGATGAACATAAAGCTTCAGCTTTTTGCTCTAATCGCCAAGCAAGCAGCATTCCACCAGCTTAGATCTGTGGAGCAGCTTGGGTACATAACCATGCTTAAGCAGAG GAACGATTATGGAATTCATGGACTACAATTCATAATCCAATCCACAGTGAAG GGGCCTGGTGCTATTGATTTGAGAGTTGAGGAATTCCTAAAAATGTTCGAAAGCAAACTATCTCAGATGACAAATGAAGACTTCAAG AGCAATGTGAATGCGTTGATCGATATGAAGCTTGAGAAGCACAAGAATCTGAGGGAAGAATGTGCATTCTACTGGAAAGAAATCTCCGATGGAACTCGGAAATTTGATAGGAGAGAAACTGAG GTAGAGGCGCTGAGACAGCTAACGCAGCAAGAGTTGCTGGATTTCTTCAATGATTATGTAAAAGTTGGCGCAGCTAGAAAGAAGACGCTATCCGTTCGTGTTTATGGGAGCCTGCACACATCTGAGTACACGACTGACAAAAACCAACCGGTTCAACCATCCTTGATTCAAATCGAGGATATCCTCAGTTTTCGAAGATCTCAACCTCTTTATGGCTCATTTAAAGGGGCTTGTGGTCGAGTGAAGTTGTAA
- the LOC120285897 gene encoding insulin-degrading enzyme-like 1, peroxisomal isoform X2, with the protein MAVGREEVEVVKPRSDKREYRRIVLENALEVLLISDPDTDKCAASMDVGVGAFCNPEGLDGLAHFLEHMLFYASEKYPVEDSYSKFIAEHGGRRNAFTSFRHTNYHFDVNVDSFEEALDRFAQFFIKPLMSPDATMREIKAVHSEYQKNLLFDSRRMNQLQKHISEESHPYHKFSTGNWDTLEIRPRAKGLDIRNELIKFYKENYSANLMHLVVYSKENLDEIHSLVEDKFQEIRNTDKSSSRFPGVPCSSKHLQILVKAVPIKQGHKLRVIWPVTPEIQHYKGGPCGYLGHLIGHQGEGSLFYVLKTLGWATSLFAGEGESYWEFAFFTVEIDLTDAGHEHVQDIVGLLFKYIILLRQSGVCKWIFDELSALCETKFHYQDKIPPIQYVVNVASNMEIYPPEDWIVGSSLPCEFNPGTIQVVLDKLSPDNVRIFWESKSFEGSTDMVEPWYGTAYSINRISASTIQEWISSSPDVNLHLPAPNVFIPTDLSLKISEEKINLPVLLRKSSYSTLWFKPDTVFSTPKAYIKIDFSCPHASNSSETVLLADLFMGLLMDYLNEFAYYARVAGLYYNVHHTNTGFQVTVVGYNHKLRILLEKVIKKIATFEVRPERFAVIKEVVTKDYQNMKFQQPYQQAEYYCSLILRDDTRPWTEQLEVLPAIKGEDLTNFLPLMLSRTFLEFYIAGNIERGEAESIVQHIENTLFHGSQPICQPLYPSQHLTNRVVELGTGLSHFYCTEGLNPSDENSALVHYIQVHRDDIVMNIKLQLFALIAKQAAFHQLRSVEQLGYITMLKQRNDYGIHGLQFIIQSTVKGPGAIDLRVEEFLKMFESKLSQMTNEDFKSNVNALIDMKLEKHKNLREECAFYWKEISDGTRKFDRRETEVAALRQLTQQELLDFFNEYVKVGAARKKTLSIRVYGSLHASEYTTDKNQPAQPSSVQIEDIFSFRRSQPLYGSFKGAYGRVKL; encoded by the exons ATGGCGGTGGGgagggaggaggtggaggtagTGAAGCCGAGGTCGGACAAGAGGGAGTACCGGAGGATCGTCCTCGAGAACGCTCTCGAGGTCCTCCTCATCAGCGACCCCGACACCGATAAG TGTGCTGCCTCTATGGATGTCGGCGTCGGCGCCTTCTGCAACCCCGAAGGCCTCGACGGCCTTGCTCATTTTCTCG AGCACATGCTGTTTTATGCTAGTGAAAAGTATCCAGTGGAGGATAGTTATTCCAAATTCATTGCAGAG CACGGGGGTAGAAGAAATGCCTTTACATCATTCAGACACACAAACTACCATTTTGACGTTAATGTTGATAGCTTTGAAGAGGCATTGGACAG GTTCGCGCAGTTTTTCATTAAACCCTTGATGTCCCCTGACGCCACCATGAGGGAAATTAAAGCTGTTCATTCTG AGTACCAGAAAAACTTACTATTTGATAGCCGGCGCATGAACCAG CTTCAGAAACATATAAGTGAGGAAAGTCATCCATATCATAAGTTTAGCACAG GAAATTGGGATACCTTGGAGATTCGACCGAGAGCAAAAGGACTAGATATTAGAAATGAACTCATCAAATTTTACAAGGAGAACTATTCAGCTAATCTCATGCATCTGGTCGTTTATTCGAAAG AAAATCTAGATGAAATTCACTCTCTGGTAGAAGACAAGTTCCAAGAAATTCGAAATACTGACAAAAGCAGCTCTCGTTTTCCTGGAGTACCTTGCAGCTCAAAGCATCTACAG ATTCTTGTGAAAGCTGTCCCAATCAAACAAGGTCACAAACTGAGAGTTATCTGGCCCGTAACTCCCGAGATTCAACACTACAAGGGAGGGCCTTGTGGGTATCTTGGTCATCTTATCGGCCATCAAGGAGAAGGGTCTCTGTTTTATGTCTTGAAGACATTGG GATGGGCTACAAGTCTGTTTGCGGGTGAAGGGGAGTCATATTGggaatttgcattttttacCGTGGAAATCGATCTTACTGATGCTGGTCATG AACATGTGCAAGATATTGTTGGATTGTTGTTCAAATATATTATTCTCTTACGGCAGTCCGGTGTTTGCAAGTGGATATTTGATGAG CTCTCAGCCTTGTGTGAGACTAAGTTTCATTATCAAGACAAAATCCCTCCCATTCAATATGTAGTCAATGTCGCGTCCAATATGGAG ATATATCCACCTGAAGATTGGATCGTGGGATCCTCTTTGCCTTGTGAATTCAATCCTGGCACTATTCAAGTGGTGCTGGATAAGCTCTCTCCAGACAATGTCCG AATCTTTTGGGAGTCCAAGAGTTTTGAAGGATCAACTGACATGGTGGAACCATGGTATGGAACAGCATATTCCATCAACCGAATCTCTGCCTCTACTATACAG GAATGGATATCATCTTCTCCTGATGTAAATTTGCATTTACCAGCACCCAATGTATTCATCCCTACCGATTTATCCCTAAAGATTTCAGAAGAAAAG ATCAATTTACCAGTTCTCTTGAGGAAGTCATCATACTCAACATTGTGGTTCAAGCCTGATACTGTATTCTCCACTCCCAAGGCATATATTAAAATAGATTTCAGCTGCCCCCATGCTAGCAACTCATCTGAAACTGTATTGCTGGCTGATTTGTTTATGGGGTTATTGATGGATTACTTAAATGAATTCG CTTATTATGCGCGGGTTGCTGGCCTTTATTACAATGTGCATCACACCAACACAGGTTTTCAG GTCACTGTGGTTGGTTATAATCATAAGCTGAGGATATTGCTGGAAAAAGTTATCAAGAAAATTGCAACCTTTGAAGTGAGACCTGAGAGATTTGCTGTGATCAAG GAAGTGGTGACAAAAGATTATCAGAATATGAAATTTCAGCAACCATATCAGCAGGCTGAGTACTATTGTTCACTGATACTGCGAGACGACACTCGGCCCTGGACAGAACAACTTGAAGTTCTCCCCGCAATTAAGGGCGAAGATCTCACCAATTTTTTGCCCCTAATGTTATCAAGGACCTTCCTGGAGTTCTACATAGCTG GGAATATTGAACGTGGTGAAGCAGAGTCTATAGTTCAGCATATTGAAAATACTCTTTTCCACGGTTCACAGCCAATATGCCAACCTTTATATCCATCCCAGCATCTGACAAATAGAGTAGTTGAACTAGGAACTGGATTGAGTCACTTCTACTGTACGGAAGGCCTAAATCCAAGTGATGAGAATTCTGCTCTGGTGCACTATATTCAG GTTCACCGGGATGATATCGTGATGAACATAAAGCTTCAGCTTTTTGCTCTAATCGCCAAGCAAGCAGCATTCCACCAGCTTAGATCTGTGGAGCAGCTTGGGTACATAACCATGCTTAAGCAGAG GAACGATTATGGAATTCATGGACTACAATTCATAATCCAATCCACAGTGAAG GGGCCTGGTGCTATTGATTTGAGAGTTGAGGAATTCCTAAAAATGTTCGAAAGCAAACTATCTCAGATGACAAATGAAGACTTCAAG AGCAATGTGAATGCGTTGATCGATATGAAGCTTGAGAAGCACAAGAATCTGAGGGAAGAATGTGCATTCTACTGGAAAGAAATCTCCGATGGAACTCGGAAATTTGATAGGAGAGAAACTGAG GTAGCAGCGCTGAGACAGCTAACGCAGCAAGAGTTGCTGGATTTCTTCAATGAATATGTAAAAGTTGGCGCAGCTAGAAAGAAGACACTATCCATTCGAGTTTATGGGAGCCTGCACGCATCTGAGTACACGACCGACAAAAACCAACCGGCTCAACCATCCTCAGTTCAAATCGAGGATATCTTCAGTTTTCGAAGATCTCAACCTCTTTATGGCTCATTTAAAGGGGCTTATGGTCGAGTGAAGTTGTAA
- the LOC120285916 gene encoding insulin-degrading enzyme-like 1, peroxisomal, with protein MAVGREEVEIVKPRSDKREYRRVVLENSLEVLLISDPDTDKCAASMDVGVGSFSDPEGLDGLAHFLEHMLFYASEKYPVEDGYSKFITEHGGRMNAFTASKHTNYYFDVNVDSFEEALDRFAQFFIKPLMSPDATMREIRAVHSENQMNLLVDYWRTNQLQRHISEESHPYHKFSTGNWDTLEIGPRAKGLDIRNELIQFYKENYSANLMHLVVYSKENPDEIYSLVKDKFQEILNTDKSRSHFPGQPCSTEHLQILVKAVPIKQGHKLSVIWPVTPEIQHYKEGPCRYLGHLIGHQGEGSLFYVLKTLGWATSLFAGEWESCWEFAFFTVEIDLTDAGHEHVQDIVGLLFKYIILLQQSGVCKWIFDELSALCETKFHYQDKIPPIHYVVRVASNMEIYPQEDWIVGSSLPCEFNPGTIQMVLDKLSPDNVRIFWESKSFEGLTDMVEPWYGTAYSMNKISTSTIQEWMSSSPDENLHLPVPNIFIPTDLSLNISEEKTNLPILLRKSSYSTLWFKPDTAFSTPKAYIKIDFSCPHASNSSEAVMLTDLFTRLLMDYLNEFAYDARVAGLYYSVHDTNTGFQVTVVGYSHKLRILLEKVIEKIATFEVRPERFVVIKEVVTKDYQNLKFEQPYEQAKSYCSLILRDNTWPWTEQLEALPSIRGEDLTKFLPLMLSRTFLEFYIAGNIERGEAESIVQHIENILFHGPQPICQPLYPSQHLTNRVVKLGTGSSHFYCTKGPNPSDENSALVHYIQVHQDDIMMNVKLQLFALIAKQAAFHQLRSVEQLGYITRLMHRNDFGIHGLQFIIQSTVKGPGNIDLRVEEFLKMFESKLSQMTNEDFKSNVNALIDMKLEKHKNLREECAFYWREISDGTLKFDRRVT; from the exons ATGGCGGTGGGGAGGGAGGAGGTGGAGATAGTGAAGCCGAGGTCGGACAAGAGGGAGTACCGGAGGGTCGTCCTCGAGAACTCTCTCGAGGTCCTCCTCATCAGCGATCCCGACACCGATAAG TGTGCTGCTTCTATGGATGTCGGCGTCGGCTCCTTCAGCGACCCCGAAGGCCTCGACGGCCTTGCTCATTTTCTCG AGCACATGCTGTTTTATGCTAGTGAAAAGTATCCAGTGGAGGATGGTTATTCCAAATTCATCACTGAG CACGGAGGAAGAATGAATGCCTTTACGGCATCCAAACACACAAACTACTATTTCGATGTTAATGTCGATAGCTTTGAAGAGGCATTGGACAG GTTCGCGCAGTTTTTCATAAAACCCTTGATGTCCCCTGATGCCACCATGAGGGAAATTAGAGCTGTTCATTCTG AGAACCAGATGAACTTATTAGTTGATTACTGGCGCACAAACCAG CTTCAGAGACACATAAGCGAGGAAAGTCATCCTTATCATAAGTTTAGCACAG GAAATTGGGATACCTTGGAGATTGGACCGAGAGCAAAAGGACTAGATATTAGAAATGAGCTCATCCAATTTTACAAGGAGAACTATTCAGCTAATCTCATGCATCTGGTCGTATATTCAAAAG AAAATCCAGATGAAATTTACTCTCTGGTAAAAGACAAGTTCCAAGAAATTCTAAATACTGACAAAAGCCGCTCTCATTTTCCTGGACAACCTTGCAGCACAGAGCATCTACAG ATTCTTGTGAAAGCTGTCCCAATCAAACAAGGTCATAAATTGAGTGTTATCTGGCCAGTGACTCCAGAGATTCAACACTACAAGGAAGGGCCTTGCAGGTATCTTGGTCATCTTATAGGCCATCAAGGAGAAGGGTCTCTCTTTTATGTCTTGAAGACATTGG GATGGGCTACGAGTTTGTTTGCTGGTGAATGGGAGTCATGTTGggaatttgcattttttacagTGGAAATCGATCTTACTGATGCTGGTCATG AACATGTGCAAGATATCGTTGGATTGTTGTTCAAATATATTATTCTCTTACAGCAGTCCGGTGTTTGCAAGTGGATATTTGATGAg CTCTCAGCCTTGTGCGAGACTAAGTTCCATTATCAAGACAAAATCCCTCCCATTCATTACGTAGTCCGTGTCGCATCCAATATGGAG ATATATCCACAAGAGGATTGGATCGTGGGATCCTCTTTGCCTTGTGAATTCAATCCTGGCACTATTCAAATGGTGCTGGATAAGCTCTCTCCAGACAATGTCCG AATCTTTTGGGAGTCCAAGAGTTTTGAAGGATTAACTGACATGGTGGAACCATGGTATGGAACAGCATATTCTATGAACAAAATCTCCACATCTACTATACAG GAATGGATGTCATCTTCTCCTGATGAAAATTTGCATCTACCAGTACCCAATATATTTATCCCTACCGACTTATCTCTAAATATTTCAGAAGAAAAG ACCAACTTGCCAATTCTCTTGAGGAAGTCATCGTACTCAACATTGTGGTTCAAGCCTGATACTGCATTCTCCACTCCCAAGGCATATATTAAAATAGATTTCAGCTGCCCCCATGCTAGCAACTCATCTGAAGCTGTAATGCTGACTGATTTGTTTACGCGGTTGTTGATGGATTACTTAAATGAATTTG CTTATGATGCACGGGTTGCTGGCCTTTATTACAGTGTGCATGACACCAACACAGGTTTTCAG GTCACTGTGGTTGGTTATAGTCACAAGCTAAGGATATTGCTGGAAAAAGTCATCGAGAAAATTGCAACCTTTGAAGTGAGACCTGAGAGATTTGTTGTGATCAAG GAAGTGGTGACAAAGGATTATCAGAATTTGAAGTTTGAGCAACCATATGAGCAGGCCAAGTCCTATTGTTCACTAATACTGCGAGACAACACCTGGCCCTGGACAGAACAACTCGAAGCTCTTCCCTCAATTAGGGGCGAAGATCTCACCAAATTTTTGCCTCTAATGTTATCGAGGACCTTCCTGGAGTTTTACATAGCTG GGAATATTGAACGTGGCGAAGCAGAGTCTATAGTTCAGCATATTGAAAATATTCTTTTCCATGGTCCACAGCCAATATGCCAACCTTTATATCCGTCACAACATCTGACAAATAGAGTGGTTAAACTGGGAACTGGATCGAGTCACTTCTACTGTACAAAAGGCCCAAATCCAAGTGATGAGAATTCTGCTCTGGTGCATTATATTCAG GTTCACCAGGATGATATCATGATGAATGTAAAGCTTCAGCTTTTTGCTCTAATCGCCAAGCAAGCAGCATTCCACCAGCTTAGATCTGTGGAGCAGCTTGGGTACATAACCAGGCTTATGCACAG GAATGATTTTGGAATTCATGGACTACAATTCATCATCCAATCCACAGTGAAG GGGCCTGGTAATATTGATTTGAGAGTTGAGGAATTCCTAAAAATGTTCGAAAGCAAACTATCTCAGATGACAAATGAAGACTTCAAG AGCAATGTGAATGCATTGATCGATATGAAGCTCGAGAAGCACAAGAATCTGAGGGAAGAATGTGCATTCTACTGGAGAGAAATCTCCGATGGAACTCTGAAATTTGATAGGAGAGTAACCTAG